In the Pecten maximus chromosome 5, xPecMax1.1, whole genome shotgun sequence genome, AGTGATTCCCGTGTATTTTCGCTCAGTTTTTGTTCCTGTGAATATATCTAATTACGGAGGGGAATCGCGTGATCTGAAGATAATGGCGGCCACCAGTGTAGAAAGCATAAAATGAGGTAAGATACTGAAAATACTCATTACACAGGCTTTTCATTGTAGCGAGCATATGTCATACTAAAATCTAAACATTGCCATACCTAATGTGTCCTGGAACAGATCGTAGTTTTCCGTAACATTCtgaccaaaattttgaattgaatTCGTCAGTGGAATCCTTTCGATTCGAAATTTTGGTCAGAATGTTACAGATGACTACAAACTGTCCCAGCACACTTGAGGTATGGATATGTCGAGATTATAGTATGACATATGCTCGCTACAAGAAAAAACCTATGTAATGagtattttcaatatcttaCCTCATTTAAGTTTTCTGCACTAGcggccgccattttgaattcgTATCTTCTGACCACGTGATTCCCCACCGTGTTTAATATTTTGGGGATTTTTTCTGTGTTACCCAAGTTATAAGCTTTGTCTTAATGCCAATTTGTAAATGAACTCGCAGTATGCAAATGTAAGTAATAATATGAACAGACTTTTTCTCCGTTATTCCTAGCAAAAGACTCATAGGTGTTTCTGTCCAATTCTGTACGCGGCCTATTACTTTTCTTTATGACcattaattgtatttttttttcaagccGTTCAAGACAACACGACTACTTACCACTGTAATGACTACCAAGTTTTACCAAGTTTAAACGGGTCGGTTAAAAAAAGGTATGCATCGGACGGACGGACGTTCGGACAACAACGCCATACCATACTATCCGTCAGAGTTTAATGGGCTGGTTAACCTTTACAAGATGTTAAACACGAAATTTACCTCAGATTCTAAATGGACATAGATCCTGCAATTTCATTTCTGTATATTGAACATTTAGAATATTTGCATAGTTTGCATTTAAAGTTGCAGGATTTATATCCATTTGTCAAATCGGAATAAAGAACAAAGATACTGAATAAGATACTATTTCTGTATTTCTcaaagttttatcaatattttacatatttaagtaatatacatatatacaatggtaAATTACTGACATAAGTATTTGGattttacacaaatatacagaactatacaatatatacacaaacagtTAGATCGACAGTAAAAGAGTAGAGAAAGGAACGAAAATATACCGTCTTGTTACCTCTAACATAGAATCGTATCACAGTTAATGGTTAATTCAAGTCATTGTGCAGTGCTCTATTTAAACAATGTCTCTGAGCCTGACAAAGAATGACTTTATCATCTAACAATTGTCTCAATGTCATTTATCACAAAATATTGTCAAACCTTCACTCAATACATTGGCTTCCAATCCTGTCGAGGAAATCCGAGAAAATGTGGATGGACGTTCGGAATAGCTCCGGACACGATCGCTTGTGATTCATCGCTGAGAGAATACATGGATGGGGTAGGTTTACATGGAACAGGCTGTGATGGCTTTTTATCCTCCAGAATAGCTGATACTGAATGTTTGAATGGAACCGAAGGACGCACATGAGTGTTTGTGGAATCAGAAAGCGGTGTCGAGAGAGACCtttttgatgacgtaacgcgTTTTGACACCGGCGATGACGTATGTGTTGGAGGGTCCATATAGGGAACAAACGCCGGGGTCTTGTATGGAGAAAATCTTGAAGAAGAAGCAGTTGGCATATTTGGATAATAATACTGGCCTCCCAAGTCACTAGAGGGAGCTGTTAACTGAGTTGCCGTAGGAATGGCAATAGGTGGCAACACTGGTGCTTCCGCTGATTTTGTGGCCGACATGTCTTGAACGAGTTTCCTCATCTCCTCCAAAGACTTGGTCAACATTACGATGTAATTCCTGGCTAGTAAAAGTGTCGACATCTTGGAGATTTTCTTGACCGATGGCCCGTGTGAATACGGCATGACTTGACGGAGACTGTCGAGAGCAGCGTTCAAGTCGTGCATTCGTTGTCTCTCCCTGCTATTGATTCTTAGTCTGACGTCATCAGACACGTCCGATTTCGAGTGACGATGTTCTGTATAACGTTGATTATCACGTTGACAGTTCACATCCCTGACATCAAACGAGGTCTCAAACTCAGATTGATTGAAAGAATCATCAACATCGACAGTGATATCTTCCAAACTGCTGTCAAACTCTTTTGAATGCATCTTAAAGTTCTTTGTTGTGTTTTAAAAAGTCGACTCAAACGATTAAAGAAATTCACTTCCGTAAATAGACAGGCCAGTTGTAGCTGTGCTAAAACAAGTGATGAAGTTTGGAGATCGTTGGCCTTTTAAACCTATCCAGACTGTCAAATCTCCAAATGCATTGGCTGTCAGTCAACACGCTTGATTAGACACAAAGCCCCGCCCACTTTAAATTATTTTCGGTATTCGTAGCTCATCAGCCGAGATAATTGTCCCCCCTCGGGACATCCTCTGAGAATCGGACCCGGAGAGTGACAGCTAAATGTTCCCTAGTATTTACATTGTCCAAAAGCTTATTTTCCCGTCGTAAAGAAATATGTGTGAGAATATTGAGAAAAGTCTAGAATTATTTGCTTTAAGTATTTTGTGTTTGATTTAGTTCAACAAAGCTGAAAATTCATCTAGAGTTTCAATGgttaaaattgaaaatcattGTCAAATTGTCAGACACTTGACGGGAAATCAGAagttgatatatgtatatttgttaattttctttcaaatttgaATGTCAGCACATATTTTGATCTTTCGTAAATAAACATTTGCTGGAATAGAATATCGATATAAAACCATGGAAACAGAAACTGAGCGTTCACCTTGGTTCGATGATGGACAAATTAGTCATGGATTCTTTAAGAACAAGAATGGTTTAATTTAAGTCGTACTTCATTGATATACTGCTGACATAATTATTCTAAATATTCCACTTGTATAAAAGAAAACATTACAAtgattttttggttttaaatatataatcccttttatcattttaacattttaaacaaacctaatatatttcaaacattgaGTGTTATTTCTCAGCGATAagaattaatataattatactatACAATCCTTTACATTGCTTATACTAATAAAATGAAGTTAAGAATACCGGGCctctgttttttttaaatgattttgtagCTTTTGCTGTctaatgtcaaaataaaatatgtaatttaaGAAGAAATAAATCTTTATCCAGCTTGTTGATAGATTCTCTGTGAATATTATAGATCTGTGAGCATAGTTCATTAAAGAAATGCACactcaaaataaaaattacaggAATGTTTATTCTATTTTTCTTCTCCTCCTATTTGAAGGAAAATCGGAAGTAAAACGAGTAAAGTTAGATATCTGTTCCATTGTCGGATGGTTTTCATCACACAATTTCATTGAACAGCTGAAAGTATGGAATAGTGTAATGTCAACGAATGTCGGCTGAGTCCAGAAAGATCACTCACTCTGTATAAAATCAATACTTTAAAACTTTCTTGTTAAAAATTTTCtaattattcttcaaaaattgtaaaataaattgtaaatggagGAGATTCTACACTCTCTCCCTCCATTTCCCTCTAATTATCACCCTATCTCTACTCTTCTTAAactcacattttcaaaaataaaatcactttatgtaaattctaatgtcatcttgtgtaaatatttgtgttgtatatttgtgtttttgggaaagggctttatataagttggaaaacgtGTGCCCGAtccctttgtatatttatgatacaatagAATATGTTGAAAGTAAACACAATTTGCAGGTGTTAATGTAAACGGAAGGATGTTACCATATCCTCGACTTTATTTCAGACGCAATTACTTATCCAATcactttaaatttaaaagatcAAATCAGAAccttttggagggtggtagtAGCTTAAAGTATTCAACTTCTGACaatgtacaataaaatataacagcctatttttgttttcaatttcaatcaattctctacaaaaaaaacccatacatattttacatattgaattgaattgaacataTGATACAGTTATATGTTGTGGAGGGACCATGTTGTATCAGATTGTCGTCCTCATACCGAAATATTTTTACTTTCATATATCTCCGTACTTTTACTTTCATATTCCTCCGTATGCATGTTTTCTCTTTTATCCGACACTTTGAATTAACTCCAAAAATAATGCATGATTATAAAAACAACTAAATTACACATCATTTTATTCTTTCCATGTTAATTTTGAACTTGTTTGGACGAAAAACAGTTAACTTTTCATGGAAATGACGAATACTTAATTCGAATTCAAGCttgaaaataaaagattatcatgttttacatgtttcagtttaattaattttaattagtACATAAGTCACACCTAGCCTTGAATCCCGGGGGTCGGGGCATACCGCGTGTTGACACGAAACAGTGTGTCAAACCagaatttcaattttaaatattgGCATTAAGTCCAATCGTTACCCTCGGGATTAATCATAAGTGACCGTGGGTAGGAGTAAATCCATCCCGGGGGTCGGGCAACGAAGTAAACATAATCAGTGTCAATCTATTTGTActgaaacaaaaggaaacacatttacatatgttTTTGCATGTTGCCCAACAGGGATTCTGTGGGTGGGGCATCAAATCCCGGGGGTTACAAACTTCACATGGGCTTCgtgatattttgttgttgtcatGCATACGTGTACGTGATTGTAACTGTATCCATAAGGACGAGTCAGTACATTGCAAACAAAACAAGGGATATTGAAAAAAGAACATGTTTTACCAATAAGTCGGAATTAGTTTTTACCAACATACAAGTATATGTGTCTTTTCCAACAACACATTTATGATAGTCCGTTTTCGATTAAAGAAAGAAACTCGAAACTCGCTTAAAAAATGATTTGGTGGTTGAAACACcaacaatatttaaaatttagatgatttatttacattatgtacacaaaatgtatatgttgtgttCGTGGAGAAGAACTGGTAAGATTTAAGAACTTGTCTATCTTTCATCTGTCtgctttgaaaataaaagcaGTTAAATCAAGACAAAAGATaaggtaaataatatataaaggtTTCAAAACGAATAAAATGAATGGCGTATTcttctatcaatatatatatatatatatatatgcatatatagtTCACGGGCGAAGATAAGTAGGGGGCTACAActcttcaaattaaaaaaaaaaagaataaacaaattgaacacGGCCCAATCTTTTAAAGCGAACCATTGCATTATTGGGATGTACACGTAGTTCCCCTTGGCTACACTTCCCCGGGGGTCGGGACAACACGTGATGTGAAGAAATCCATGTAATGAAATTGTTAAGACTCGTGACAGGTGTCCGTGGGTCGTAGCATGTCAGTCCCGGGGGTCGGGGAAGTTATTAGCTATAATCAGTGTCAATCTGCTagtttgtaaacaaatgcagacaaattacaatttatttgtttttgtttttccgGATGTTCGAGATAGGTCTGAGAATAATGTCTGGCCGATAACACCTAGTAgtaaatagttttgtttttgtataaacAGATTTTATCTTTAACTTTAACGCATTTAACCCTGCTTTCGATTGTAATGCATGGTTTTAAGCGAAATCTCCTTAAACAAAATCTTAATGttagatttatataagtgtcttgacacttgtttcgGATTCCTTTTTCTATCAGAAAATTGttaaagacattttaaagtAATATCAAGAATATAGATATAAGTGTCCCCATTAATTTTAAAACTATATTCactacaaaattatattaacttTTAATTGTGCTAACtttgaaattatattaattataatactatatcaaatataaaagtAAACGTATGttaaagacattttattttcaaaaatcaaatgCTTATATTCAACTTcatgttttattaaaacaatgatatcttttgaaaaataataataatcgaATTAACACGAGGATGTCTTTGTCTATATCTCTGTCACTGTAAAAGTGTTTacatattttgtgattttattaCTTTATCTACATCgcaaaaaatatatctttaaactGTAGACAGATAACTTTACAAGATGATATCCCTACTAAAGTAATGTAAAGGTACCTATATATTTTAGTTAAGTATTGTGGGATGGTATCCGGCTACTGTCATACTCCGTTTTTATGGTCTTTTCAATAGTATTGGGAGCAGATTGTACAACTTTTACATTTTCCTTCACTAAAACCTCTGTCAGCGTAAACAGTTTACAGCATTTAAAAGTATTCTTGACACAGTTTTAAAGCTTGAATATGTTATGGAATAGTATTATCTGAAAATaatcatatacaaaatgtcagttttatttatacagtagttcagataaaaaaaaaaaccacaagcTATTCAGAAATTTCAAGTGTAGTATCTACTTTTCAATTTGTATCGTTTCTTCTGATGAATTAACCAACACATTTGGATATAAATATTTGGCTATATATCAAGGTCTATTGAAACCACCGTCAGTCTCATTATGAGTTGTCTGTAGAATCACATTCTAGATAAAATTTCCGTTTATAAAAAGGTGTGAACATGGTCTTGTCAGTCAAGTACAAGCTCCCTTGGGCGACAAAACTTTTAGGTGAACATGATATCCTAGACAAGCATAAACGCCATATCGGACAGAAATCAGGTTCTATTATCATTCGTTTAATTAATTCCAAAACTGATAAGCTGACTTCTCCAGTTCAAGGAATCTGCTAAGGGGCGTTTACGTTCGGTTGAGATCGGGTGGCCTCGGGGAATTCCGGGATGTGGCGGAAAGTGATGCCGTTGAACAATAGTAACAAGTTCGGTGCTGCCGTTACTTATGAAAAGTTGAGTCCGAACCATGTAATTTTATCAATCAAAGTTGAATGAGCAGGTGTGGAACTGCTTTATTCAACTTTGATGGCGTGACATGAAAATGACCAGCTGTAACTGACCGGTGTGGTCAAGAGCAATCGCGTCACGATGGTCAAAGCGGAAGGCATGAAAATCTGTCGCCCTCGACGGTATCAATTTTGTAGGCGTGTCGTTCACATCATAAACGGTGAGGTGTACGAATTAAATCTGTCGAGGGTATGGGTAACATGCGGTTGTGTACCGTACCCCAATCTCCGGACGTATCCGACCATAGGTTCCATCAATCATATATGTATCATTCCAAGTTGGGGAACATGGTGACGAGAAGTGGAGAGGTGGGGTGTCACACGGATCTAACTGGTCGCGTAATCTAAATATAGAGTACTGCAGAAAACATAATGTTACAAGGGCTAACAGATTGTACGCTTGCTGTAATTTAGAAGAAATTGAAAACGAGTACTTTTTAAGTATCATTTttattacaatgtccattttactcTGATCTTcgtcaaatatatatttagaattATTACTATAGAAAGCCAAGTGTTTTCAAATTAGTAAAATTATTAAGTCTAAACAATGTAAaagaataaaattaaaatggtAAATTCATTCATTTAGCTTTTAGAAAAGGGACAGAAAAATCAAATAGTTGAATATTATAAGCCCACTGCATTTTCACCTATCCCTTCTTCCCTGCACGCCCTCTCCTTCTAGTAGATAATATCAAGGTTTATATATGATCACATTATTTTCCCTCTCAGATTTCGTTTATTGCTGTCCATCTCAATAATGTCAATTCCAATTGAAGGAAGCGGACAAGTACAAGCTTTCAAGCTTGTTTCCATATCCTGTTTCTGTTTGTTGATAcaaaaatattgtgatatactctatcaaaagaaatgaaataaagtttacattaattGTTTTACGATTAACTAAAATGTCTTAATTATTTAAGGATGTATGGAATTATCTGGGGGTCTGGCGTTCCTTTCCTCAAGGAAATTCCTTACCTTAAAGATGTCAATCGGAAACTATAACAGAATATAAGGAAAACATCTCAGTTAAGTAATTCTCTTATCAGTTTCCTATGGAAAAGTTCAGGGATTTCCTTAAACTAGagacgtatacatgtatatcacgtcTTTGCTTAAACTTAGGGATATGGATGAAACTGGCACGAGGTTGattgaaatcaaaatttatcatatttcaatatattcaaAGTGTACACATATATAGGGAATGAGCATAAATCACACGGacagataaatgtatataacagtatattgaaacagataaatgtatatactagtatattgaaacacaaaaatgtaatatCCATTAAAACGTCTCCGATATTCATTGTGAAAAATGAAGACAAATATGGTGAATAAAGCTCAAAACTACACTATTTTTCAAGTGGATTTAAATAAAAGTATCGAAACTTTTGTAAAATTGTTTCCGGCCGGAATCGTGTTCGCCCGTCGGCGTTTCGGTATTTAGCGTTAACTTGTATATCAAGTATCGACATATCATATAATCTATCATATCACAACATAATCTACCGGAGTGAGATCTTAGCTCcgataaaaaaaatgcaacatCCTACTTGTCtgaaaaatcttcaaataaGACCAGTTTAATTATTTGTATCCGTTATTTTTAGACTTTTGTTATATCGAAAACATATTGTCAAGAAATAGACATCTAGTGAAAATAAATCATGCTTTTTTTACCGCGTGGATGAATGATTTAATGTCGAAATTTTAACAAATGATTCCACACACTTTCGTCTACCTCTCTCggttgatatattttatatcatgacTGCTTTACCGGGCAAGGTTCTTTGTCTGTCTTCTTCCTCATTATATAGGACAGTCTGCAATCATTTCTCAATTTAACTATCATACATTGACGAAGAGGGCTTTACTTAGTTGATAAACATTTTTCAAGagattttttaattaattaaattcaatgttgtttcattaatttttgttttgagcACCGCAAACGAGAGCTTATTTGTCACAAGGCAGATATCACAAACCGTATATATTGTTTCACACATCGCACATTTACTAAGTATTAAATCAGCTTTAGGTTTGACTTTTAGAATCACATACCCATTACTATCTAAAACAACTTTTCCAGTATTGTTTCAATCACTGAGGAAACAGATCATGGGCAAGTGTCCACGGTGTCCATTTTTTTCCCTATTgaagagtacatgtatatgtcatgaaaattaataatttaaGGGTTCCGTCTCCATCGTCGGAAAAAAAGTggcaaaatattatattaaactttGATATTTCTTTCTTGTCTTTATCTTTTACTTACTGAAGTTGTTGTTATACCCCATTACTGTTGTGCAGTATAAAACAATAGCGCCGACTTTTTCTATTACCTGTTAAATGAAGCGCGCTAATCTTTTTCTTTACCTTACCGAAATGTACCGGTAAATCCGAGATAGCCTTCATTctggaaaatatatacatgtaagtagtTTACGTATCTTTGTCATCATCTTCTggacatacatttttttttattttgagaaGATATGACCAGTTGTACGGCATGATTACTCTAAAACAAATTTCGGAGTACCATATggtaaaaaagaagaaaatattaaTGTTGAAAACCAGTCGACAATAGTGCTAACTGGTTATCAAGACACTAAAATCAGAAAATTGACAGTTTTTCACGAGAAATAAGATAACATTTTGACAGCGTTCTTCAGCATATAATTACTTTGTCAGTCGGTCTCTGGGCTTTGTTTCTGTTGGTCGTGTTTTGGCGGTTTGATAATACAGATTTGttcatttgttcattgtttaaGATTCATTAAAAGCACAGAGAAGTAGAAATCAGTAAGGAGAGTTGAAGTGATCGTGGAGAACATATCCTCGGGTGGGATACAATttcttgttaaaaaaataatttatagaaattatcataattttacTGATTTCTTGTCTGATAAGAACCGGCCGTGGTGAGACCGAAGTGATAATCAACTCGATAGAATGCGAGAATCAGCGGGGATTATTAAAAGGCGTGAAACTGATTTTAAAGTAAGATTTCTGATAAGATATTCGGGGAAAATCTGGAACGTGTGTATTGTGTGCATTTAAAAAcacttaattaattttcaaaatacattttaaaatgtcttttatcCGAAGATGTTTAAAAGTACGCACAAAGGGAAAACTTATTACATGtgaagtgaaaaaaaaattaaattaaattttttttttttttaaataaataaattaaaaaaaaaaaatctcagcTCACGACTTATATATGatgaaaacatatttgtaaTTTAGAAGTATCCGACGGAATGTATTCAATAAATAACTTGTATTCTATTGACGAAAGAAGTTGCAGTCAATTTGATACCCAGGATAAGCTTATCCAAGAGAGagaaatagtaaaattaattcatatctataaataacaatCCGAAACGGATATTTTGGTCGcccaaataattaaaaaattcccCGGAAATCACTGGATACGACTCCTTTGGTACAGTGATCCTATCACAGAAGGTGCGATATCTCGTTCGCGATGGTGACAGATGATTTTTACGGAAATCACACTTTCGCGAGAGCATGACCCGAGGCGGCGTTAAATCACTAATAAACCCTGTAATTGGCCGGACTTACTTACCCAGGGGcaacacatcatacaggtgaTTTGTGGTTCTTTAAAGTTTAATCAGGGATGAGATCGGTGTCATGGTTAGACAACAGTTAATTACATACATACTGATAAACATGAATTGAATTGGCGCGTTTTTCTTATTTAGTACAGAATACTTCCTAAAATCATGGACTTAGATCGTCAAACTTTCATTTTAACAGAAAGCTTCTTGGGGAGcaaagtttaaatatatatatattgtataagcATAACAGAGAGCtaaataagtatatataggtatcaataaataataattaattaacaaaattaaataataaataattaataaaatcaaataactAGGGAGGACACAAAACAACCATACAACCTAACAAAAGTTATCAGTACCAAGGTATTTAATGTCCATGTTCACACGAGTACAACTTTCACAAGAGTATAGAGACAACTTATTATGTTAGATTAATAccacattaaatatatatatatctacaaccaGATGGAAGCAGCAAATCCCACATTCACGTTTTCTCCCATTTTTATCAAGTACAAtctatttaattatttgatcGATTTCCAATTGACATTTTCACATTAGACTCTATTgtcattttattgttaaatggaaattgacaaataaaacacagtttaaactaacacagagacagacGGGCTCAAAACCTTCCAATTAAGAACATCTCAcatgaatttcacatgaatttaaGACTAAAATGAACTTCTCaatcatttaaaattgaaaaaatcaAGTAAGCAGAAATAAaccaaactgtgtttttttctttaaaagcAGGTACGGGTATGACTCGAGATGTGAGTGTCTTTGTTTTGATTGCCTTATGTCAGATACAGCCTGGAATGGGACTAATGGTCTCTGGTAAGTTGTTACTTTGAACGTGCACGGTCTCcttgtataaataaaataaaaaaaaaataataaaaataaaacccgATTATTTGCTCGGTATGGATACTCTTCTTTGTTTCTTTGAGGCTGTACATACGAAATATCAATGTAGAAATACGGTACAATTACTATGctgtatttaaatgtaatgaGGATTAGAAGAAATCGAAGAGATGGACAAATGGACAGATGTCAGTTCCCTTGTAGCCAGACTGAACACAAACCTCGGCCATTTGTGTCCCCTTGTGGGTTCACCTTGACGGAATCCATGGCATGTCATCCCCCGATTATGTCAACACTGATTCCATAtcaatatactgtaatgtgaTACCACCAAGGCGCAGGGATACCCGTCAAGCTTATAGCCCCTGCCCGAAGGGTCATTTTGACATGCTTTAACCCTATttaattttcaccaattttgttcaatttgGCATAACATTGTAATTCTGACAGACTCCTTGTTATTCTTCAGTTACAAAACCAAATCACAGAGGTCCATGTATATTGCTATCGTGTGAGTGACAGCCTCGAGGTGAAATCAACCTGACTATCACACACAGCATCAAGCTTGGACTCGGCGTAAACGGTCATCAATAGATAGGCACTAAATTTAAATCCGATAGGCGGATCAGTGGGTACGGCCAAGTGAGAGTCCGTTATTTCTAGCGTTTCCGCCACTGAATTCAGACAATACTTGTCACATGGTATTGGTAAGCATGACGCGTAATTATATGTTGGCGCGCGACTAAAGTTAGACCCCTTCTGTTGTCTGCGTATGACCGCGAGCTGGTTTTCTATAACAAAATgcacaatttaaatatttttcaattggaTCTTCCAAAGTAACGTCTATTTAACAATTTTCCTTTGATACAATACAATTTAGAAATACAAACAGAAACAACTCTTTAATCGGTTTTTATCATGTAGCATCAGTTTACACTGCAGAAACACCCCGCACACAGCACTCTGCATTCTCCTTCTGTGAAAGAGGGAACGCCTCAATTACGATATTTAGGGAATGGAAATGCGGGAGACGGCATCTTCTATTGTTAGGAAAGGTCTCCGATCTTATCTGCCAATATTCGAGATTGTTCCCAGACTGGGACAAGAAGGGTGGCAATCCAGACAAACGTCTCACAAAGAGACAGATATTTGTAGTGATGAGTTTGGATTTTCgtttattttcatcattatcTGAGACAAAACCCAAAACACCGCATTCCTGTCTGATAGTACAGAAATGTGTCTGTCTggtctgtctgtttgtccgATAGTACAGAActgtgtatgtctgtctgtctgatactgtacaatgtagtttgGCCAGTGCAGAATATAATGGTCATTAAGCAGAAGCCACACGACCTTCATGGAATTCGGCTACGAGATCCGAGTAAGCAAAAACCTTTTAACTATTATCTTACAGCATTTACCATTTATAAATGATTCATCGTCTTACTTCACTCGAGT is a window encoding:
- the LOC117328560 gene encoding neurogenic differentiation factor 1-like, with product MHSKEFDSSLEDITVDVDDSFNQSEFETSFDVRDVNCQRDNQRYTEHRHSKSDVSDDVRLRINSRERQRMHDLNAALDSLRQVMPYSHGPSVKKISKMSTLLLARNYIVMLTKSLEEMRKLVQDMSATKSAEAPVLPPIAIPTATQLTAPSSDLGGQYYYPNMPTASSSRFSPYKTPAFVPYMDPPTHTSSPVSKRVTSSKRSLSTPLSDSTNTHVRPSVPFKHSVSAILEDKKPSQPVPCKPTPSMYSLSDESQAIVSGAIPNVHPHFLGFPRQDWKPMY